The segment GTCCAGCCCCGCCGGCTCAGCCTTGCCAAACAGCACGAGCGAGGCCTGCTTGGCACGTTCGGTCGCCTCGGCGCCGTGGACCCAGGTGGTGACCTCCTCGGCCAGTACCCGTTGCGCCTCGCGCGCCTGGGGTCGCTGCGCGACCGCGGCCTCAAGCTCCTCTATCCTCTGCCGATCCAGGAAGGTGAAGACCTTGAGCATCCGGACCACGTCCTCGTCGGCCGTGTTCAGCCAGAACTGGTAGAACTTGTAGGGGCTGAGCATCTCGGGGTTGAGCCACACGGCGCCGCCCTCGGTCTTGCCGAACTTCGTGCCGTCGGCCTTGGTGATGAGCGGGTTGGTCAGCACGTGCACCGACTCCCCTTCCGTCTTGCGGATGAGGTCGAGGCCTCCCACGAGGTTGCCCCACTGGTCGTCCCCGCCCACCTCGAGCGTGCAACCATATCTGCGGTAGAGCTGGAGGTAGTCGTTGGCCTGGAGGATCTGGTAGGAGAACTCGGTGTAGGACAGGCCCTCCTCCGATTCGAGGCGCCGCCGGACGATGTCCTTGTTCAGCATGGTGCCCATGCGGAAGTACTTGCCAAGGTCGCGCAGGAAGTCGATCGCCGACAGCTCATTGGTCCAGTCGAGGTTGTTGACTGTCCGGGCGGCGTGCTCCCCCTCAAAGTCGAGCAGGCTCTCCAGTTGCCCGCGCAGCGCCTCGGCCCAGCCGGCCACCACGTCCTTCGTGTTGAGCTGGCGCTCTCCCTTGGCGCGCGGGTCGCCGATTAGCCCGGTGGCCCCGCCCACGAGCACGAGCGGGTTGTGACCCGCCATCTGCAGGTGGTGCATGACCTTGACCGCCACGAGGTGGCCGTGGTGGAGGGAGGCCGCCGTCGGGTCGAAGCCGCAATAGAAGGTTACCGGGCCGTCCGAGAGCGCCTTGCGCAGCTGGTCGATATCGGAGGTCTGGGCGATTAGCCCGCGCCATTGCAGTTCATCGAGGACGTCGGTCACTTCATTGCCTTTCATTCGCGTTCGCCGCCGTGGCGAACCACATCAATTTTGCCCTATCCGCTTCGCTTGGCTCAATTCTAACCTTCTTCACGACGCCGGTAAGGCAGTGCCGCATCTACGTGTCGACGAACACCGTTGACGAAATGTAGTATGTCTACTACACTTTGTTCCGTCAAGACGATATCAGGAGGCTTTATGCTAACCGTCACCGACGTATGCTTCGCCTACGGCAAGAACGAGGTTCTGAAGGGCGTCTCGCTCAGCCTCGATGCCGGCGAGCTTCTCGCCGTTCTCGGACCCAACGGAGCCGGCAAGACCACGCTGATCGAGATCATCCTCGGTACCTACGCCCCGGCGTCGGGAACCGTGTCCGTCTTCGACGGCGGGCCCGTCTGGACGCGCATCGGGTTGGTCCAGCAGCACTGGACGGACCACGCCAAGTGGCGCGTGAGTGATCAGCTGGGTTGGGTTGAGCAGGCATTCAAGGCAGCTGGCCGACCCACCCACGACGTCGACGAGCTGCTCGCCCGCGTAGGGCTCTCCGACAAGAAGGACCAGCGCCTCGGCCAGCTCTCGGGCGGCCAACGCCGGCGGGCAGACTTCGCCACAGCACTCATTGGCCAGCCGGACCTGCTCATCCTCGACGAGCCGACTACCGGGCTCGATCCAGCCGGCAAGCTCGAGATCCACGACCTCATCTCCGACGCCGCCGACCGCGGCACCGGCGTCCTCATGACCACCCACGATCTGACCGAGGCTGAGAAGCTCTCCACCAAGATCGCCATCATTAACGACGGCGTCGTCGCGGCCCGCGGCACCGCAACGGAGCTACGCGAGAAGCTCGTGCGCCCGGCCGAGGTGACATGGGTGGAGGGCGGGACGCGCCAGGTCCATCCGACCGAGCATGTTGAGCAGTTCGTCTCCACCCTCGATCTGTCGGCCGTCACCGGCCTGACCATCACCCGACCCACTCTCGAAGACGCCTACCTCGAGCTGGTCGGCCACCAGCGCGCCAGTTAAGGAGAAAAAACGATGTCTTTTGCCAAGGCTGTCAAGATCCAGGCCGTGGCGGACCTGCGCCCACAACTCCTCGGTCTGTCCACGCTCAACATCCTCATCATCCCCGCCCTGTGGACCTTCCTCGGGCGCCGATTGACGGGCACGATCGGGGACCTCGACGTCAGCGCGGGTCACTACCTCGTTGCCAGCTCGCTCGTCGGTTTCTCGGCGATGGTGGCCTACCAGATCGCGGCGGAGATGTATAACGAGTACATGGCTGGCACGCTGTTGCGGGTGCGGACTTTGCCGAAGGGGGTGAAGATTTGGTCGACGGCGAAGCTCGCGACCTCGGCGGGGGTTATCCTCGTCCCCCAGGCGCTCATCCTCCTCGCCACGGCCCTCTTCATCCCCGGCTTCAACCTGACGTGGACGAAGATGGCACTCGCGATCCCCTTCCTCCTCCTCACCCTCGCCGCCACGGCGCCGCTCGGCTTCATCATCGGCGCCTTCACGCGCTCGACAACAGCACTACTCATCGGCATGCTTGTTTTCATGGCGCTGATGGCGATCTCGGGGATCTTCTTCCCCCTCGACGTACTACCAGGCTGGCTCCAGGGCGTATCGAAACCGCTGCCGTTCTACCACGCCGGCATCGTCTCGCGCTGGGTGTTCATCGGAGGGACCGGAAACATCGCGATGTCGGCTTCGGTGCTAGCCGCGTGGGCCATCCTCGGGATGATCGTGGCCCGCAAGGCGATAACCTTGAGCTTTAGCAAGGTCAGCATGGGTACCGTGGCGCGCGCCCAGCAAAAGATGAAGAACACCCTGGGAATCTGATGAAAGAAGACGTCGTATACAATCGGATCGCCCTGCTCCGTACGGACCGGGGCGTGTCTCGGCGCGAGCTCGCCGAGGCACTCGGCGTGCATTACCAGACCATAGGTTATCTTGAGCGCGGCGAGTACGCGCCCTCGCTCCATTTGGCCCTTCGCATCGCGGCATTCTTTGACCTGCCGCTCGAGCGGGTGTTCTCCCTTGAGGAGTTTCCGCCGCTCGCCTAGCGCAACGCCCGCGGCCGCCGGTGCGAGACCGGCGGCCGCGGGCGGATGCTAGGGATTTATCGGGCGACGATGCGCGAATCGGTAAACTCGCGCAGTTCGGCGATCCGGCGGGAGGCCTCATCACGTTGTTCGCGCACGCGTTCGGGCGCAGTCCCTCCCCGCCCACGACGCGCGGCCACTGAGCCCTCAACGGTGAGTACCTCGCGGACGGCGGGCGTCAGCCGCGGATCGATGCGGGTGAACTGGTCGTCAGTAAGGTCCCACAGCTCGATACCCAACCGCTCACAGGTGGCCACGCAGGCGCCCGAGATTTCGTGGGCCTGCCTGAAGGGAACGCCCCTGCGAACAAGCCACTCGGCGATGTCGGTGGCGAGTGAGAAGCCCTGGGGGGCGAGCTCGGCCATGCGTTCGTAGTTGAGCTTCATCGTGGCGATCATGCCGGCGACTGCGGGCAGGAGCACGTCGAGGGTATCCACCTGGTCGAAGACGGGTTCCTTGTCCTCCTGCAGATCGCGGTCGTAGGCCAACGGTAGCCCCTTGAGCACCGCTAGCAACCCCGCGAGGTCGCCGATGAGGCGGCCGGCCTTGCCGCGGGCGAGCTCGGCCACATCCGGGTTCTTCTTTTGGGGCATGATCGACGACCCGGTGGAGAAGGCATCGTCAAGCGTGACGAAGGAGAACTCCTTCGTGTTCCAGATGATGATCTCCTCGCTGATGCGGGACAGGTCGATGCCGATCTGGGCCATGACGAAGGCGAACTCGGCCGCGAGATCGCGGGCGGACGTGGCGTCGATCGAGTTCGGCGAGCTCGTGGAGAATCCTAGGTCGGCGGCCACGGCCTGGGGGTCCATGCCGAGCGTGTTGCCGGCCAACGCCCCCGAGCCGTAGGGGCTCTCTGCGAGTCTGACGTCGAGGTCGGTCAACCGGTCGACGTCGCGCAACATCGGCCACACGTGAGCCAGTAGCTGGTGGGCCACGAGCACCGGCTGAGCGTGCTGCATGTGGGTGCGCCCCGGCATGATCGCATCCCCGGCGCACTCCACCTGGCGCATCAGGGCATCGACGACGTCGAGTAGCTTGCCGCCGATGACGCGGGCCTGGTCGCGTAGGTACATGCGGATGAGCGTGGCGATCTGGTCGTTACGCGAACGCCCGGCACGCAACTTGCCGCCGAGCTCGCTACCCGCCCGCTCGATGAGTCCGCGTTCGAGGCAGGTGTGCACGTCCTCGTCGTCCGGGCTCGGGGCAAACGCACCGGAGGCGACGTCGTCGTCGAGGACGGCGAGCGCGGCGAGCATGCTTGTCAGCTCGGAATCGTCGAGGAGCCCGGCCGCGTGCAGGGCGCGGGCGTGCGCGCGCGAGCCGGCGATATCATAGCGCGCCAGCCGCCAGTCGAAGTGTGTGGAGCGAGAAAGCTCGCTCAACGCGTCCGCGGGCGCGCCGCTGAAACGACCGCCCCACAATGCCAAGTGTTCCATAGGTTTAATCATGCCAAAGAAGCCTGGCCGGTGCAGGTATTGCCAGCGGCGAGTATGATAAGAGGCACACCGAGAGAAGGG is part of the Trueperella abortisuis genome and harbors:
- the tyrS gene encoding tyrosine--tRNA ligase — its product is MTDVLDELQWRGLIAQTSDIDQLRKALSDGPVTFYCGFDPTAASLHHGHLVAVKVMHHLQMAGHNPLVLVGGATGLIGDPRAKGERQLNTKDVVAGWAEALRGQLESLLDFEGEHAARTVNNLDWTNELSAIDFLRDLGKYFRMGTMLNKDIVRRRLESEEGLSYTEFSYQILQANDYLQLYRRYGCTLEVGGDDQWGNLVGGLDLIRKTEGESVHVLTNPLITKADGTKFGKTEGGAVWLNPEMLSPYKFYQFWLNTADEDVVRMLKVFTFLDRQRIEELEAAVAQRPQAREAQRVLAEEVTTWVHGAEATERAKQASLVLFGKAEPAGLDERTLHDATAELPSAEAKVGDAVVDILVSLGLEKGAGAARRTIDGGGVYINNAKVADAERVIEASDVLPGSLVLLRKGKKNMTAIRI
- a CDS encoding ABC transporter ATP-binding protein, whose product is MLTVTDVCFAYGKNEVLKGVSLSLDAGELLAVLGPNGAGKTTLIEIILGTYAPASGTVSVFDGGPVWTRIGLVQQHWTDHAKWRVSDQLGWVEQAFKAAGRPTHDVDELLARVGLSDKKDQRLGQLSGGQRRRADFATALIGQPDLLILDEPTTGLDPAGKLEIHDLISDAADRGTGVLMTTHDLTEAEKLSTKIAIINDGVVAARGTATELREKLVRPAEVTWVEGGTRQVHPTEHVEQFVSTLDLSAVTGLTITRPTLEDAYLELVGHQRAS
- a CDS encoding ABC transporter permease, yielding MSFAKAVKIQAVADLRPQLLGLSTLNILIIPALWTFLGRRLTGTIGDLDVSAGHYLVASSLVGFSAMVAYQIAAEMYNEYMAGTLLRVRTLPKGVKIWSTAKLATSAGVILVPQALILLATALFIPGFNLTWTKMALAIPFLLLTLAATAPLGFIIGAFTRSTTALLIGMLVFMALMAISGIFFPLDVLPGWLQGVSKPLPFYHAGIVSRWVFIGGTGNIAMSASVLAAWAILGMIVARKAITLSFSKVSMGTVARAQQKMKNTLGI
- a CDS encoding helix-turn-helix transcriptional regulator; this translates as MKEDVVYNRIALLRTDRGVSRRELAEALGVHYQTIGYLERGEYAPSLHLALRIAAFFDLPLERVFSLEEFPPLA
- the argH gene encoding argininosuccinate lyase, encoding MEHLALWGGRFSGAPADALSELSRSTHFDWRLARYDIAGSRAHARALHAAGLLDDSELTSMLAALAVLDDDVASGAFAPSPDDEDVHTCLERGLIERAGSELGGKLRAGRSRNDQIATLIRMYLRDQARVIGGKLLDVVDALMRQVECAGDAIMPGRTHMQHAQPVLVAHQLLAHVWPMLRDVDRLTDLDVRLAESPYGSGALAGNTLGMDPQAVAADLGFSTSSPNSIDATSARDLAAEFAFVMAQIGIDLSRISEEIIIWNTKEFSFVTLDDAFSTGSSIMPQKKNPDVAELARGKAGRLIGDLAGLLAVLKGLPLAYDRDLQEDKEPVFDQVDTLDVLLPAVAGMIATMKLNYERMAELAPQGFSLATDIAEWLVRRGVPFRQAHEISGACVATCERLGIELWDLTDDQFTRIDPRLTPAVREVLTVEGSVAARRGRGGTAPERVREQRDEASRRIAELREFTDSRIVAR